In the Hylaeus volcanicus isolate JK05 chromosome 1, UHH_iyHylVolc1.0_haploid, whole genome shotgun sequence genome, one interval contains:
- the LOC128882555 gene encoding D-2-hydroxyglutarate dehydrogenase, mitochondrial isoform X1 → MEFRILVQVMWTRSQLRAFRNATSFRSFSTIEKPAFTCDRYKVQRGPYARISDEHATFFDGLLGRNRVLSNAEECEDYNIDYARIVRGKSSLVLKPKTTEEVSAILRYCNEKRLAVCPQSGNTGLVGGSVPVFDEIVLSMKLMNRIIETDELAGVLTCEAGCVLEDLDNHLSTAGLMMPIDLGAKGSCLIGGCVSTNAGGVRLFRYGNLHGNVLGLEAVKANGDVVDCLNTLKKNNTGYHLKHLFIGSEGTLGVVTKVAIQCPPLPKATNVAFLGLRSFDHALKTFQLAKKELGEILSSFELMDRLSLNTSVQVYNMKSPLTSKPDGHDFYILLETSGSDANHDEEKLAAFVEKALADDMIEDGTLTSDPAKMKHMWSIREHISDAILKEGYVFKYDISIPYLSFYEVIEVLRKRLRDPSIKKISGYGHMGDGNLHVQICIPSYDANIASQIEPFIFEYVSKLRGSVSAEHGIGFMKTKYLQMSRTPSEIELMQDLKSMMDPNGILNPYKVLHPRKF, encoded by the exons GTTATGTGGACTCGCTCCCAATTACGCGCGTTTCGCAACGCCACGAGTTTCCGTTCGTTCTCGACGATCGAGAAACCGGCGTTCACGTGCGACAGGTACAAGGTGCAACGAGGACCCTACGCTAGGATCTCGGACGAGCACGCGACCTTCTTCGATGGTCTGCTCGGTCGCAACAGGGTGCTCTCGAACGCGGAGGAGTGCGAGGATTACAACATAGATTACGCGAGAATCGTCAGAG GTAAGAGCAGTCTGGTGCTGAAGCCGAAAACGACGGAGGAAGTGTCCGCCATACTGAGGTATTGCAACGAGAAACGGTTGGCCGTGTGCCCTCAAAGCGGAAACACCGGTCTCGTGGGTGGCAGCGTGCCCGTGTTCGACGAGATCGTTCTCTCCATGAAGCTCATGAACCGAATCATCGAGACGGACGAGCTGGCAG GGGTGCTGACCTGTGAGGCTGGCTGCGTCCTGGAGGACCTGGACAATCACCTGTCGACCGCGGGGTTGATGATGCCCATCGATCTAGGCGCCAAGGGTAGCTGCTTGATCGGCGGTTGCGTGTCCACGAACGCCGGAGGTGTCAGGCTTTTCCGTTACGGGAACCTGCACGGGAACGTGCTGGGCCTCGAGGCA GTGAAAGCGAACGGGGACGTGGTGGACTGCTTGAACACGCTGAAGAAGAACAACACCGGCTACCATTTGAAGCACTTGTTCATAGGATCCGAGGGAACCCTGGGAGTCGTGACGAAAGTCGCGATCCAATGTCCACCTCTTCCTAAAGCTACGAACGTCGCGTTCTTAG GCTTGCGTAGCTTCGACCACGCGCTGAAAACGTTCCAGCTGGCTAAAAAGGAACTCGGGGAAATCCTGTCCTCCTTCGAGTTGATGGACAGACTATCCCTGAACACTTCCGTCCAAGTGTACAACATGAAGAGCCCGTTGACGTCGAAGCCCGACGGCCACGACTTCTACATCCTGTTGGAGACCTCGGGGAGCGACGCGAACCACGACGAGGAGAAGCTCGCGGCCTTCGTGGAGAAGGCTCTCGCCGACGACATGATCGAGGACGGCACCCTGACGTCGGATCCTGCTAAAATGAAA cACATGTGGTCGATCAGGGAGCACATCAGCGACGCTATACTGAAAGAAGGCTACGTGTTTAAATACGACATCTCGATACCTTATTTATCCTTCTACGAGGTGATCGAGGTTCTCAGGAAACGTTTGCGCGATCCGAGCATCAAAAAGATCAGCGGTTACGGGCACATGG GCGACGGAAATCTCCACGTGCAAATTTGCATACCGTCTTACGACGCTAATATAGCGTCCCAGATAGAGCCATTCATCTTCGAGTACGTTTCGAAACTTCGCGGAAGCGTCAGCGCCGAGCACGGTATAGGATTTATGAAAACGAAGTATCTGCAGATGAGCAGAACGCCTTCCGAGATCGAGCTCATGCAAGATCTGAAGTCTATGATGGATCCTAATGGTATACTAAATCCGTACAAGGTCCTCCATCCACggaaattttag
- the LOC128882555 gene encoding D-2-hydroxyglutarate dehydrogenase, mitochondrial isoform X2, which produces MWTRSQLRAFRNATSFRSFSTIEKPAFTCDRYKVQRGPYARISDEHATFFDGLLGRNRVLSNAEECEDYNIDYARIVRGKSSLVLKPKTTEEVSAILRYCNEKRLAVCPQSGNTGLVGGSVPVFDEIVLSMKLMNRIIETDELAGVLTCEAGCVLEDLDNHLSTAGLMMPIDLGAKGSCLIGGCVSTNAGGVRLFRYGNLHGNVLGLEAVKANGDVVDCLNTLKKNNTGYHLKHLFIGSEGTLGVVTKVAIQCPPLPKATNVAFLGLRSFDHALKTFQLAKKELGEILSSFELMDRLSLNTSVQVYNMKSPLTSKPDGHDFYILLETSGSDANHDEEKLAAFVEKALADDMIEDGTLTSDPAKMKHMWSIREHISDAILKEGYVFKYDISIPYLSFYEVIEVLRKRLRDPSIKKISGYGHMGDGNLHVQICIPSYDANIASQIEPFIFEYVSKLRGSVSAEHGIGFMKTKYLQMSRTPSEIELMQDLKSMMDPNGILNPYKVLHPRKF; this is translated from the exons ATGTGGACTCGCTCCCAATTACGCGCGTTTCGCAACGCCACGAGTTTCCGTTCGTTCTCGACGATCGAGAAACCGGCGTTCACGTGCGACAGGTACAAGGTGCAACGAGGACCCTACGCTAGGATCTCGGACGAGCACGCGACCTTCTTCGATGGTCTGCTCGGTCGCAACAGGGTGCTCTCGAACGCGGAGGAGTGCGAGGATTACAACATAGATTACGCGAGAATCGTCAGAG GTAAGAGCAGTCTGGTGCTGAAGCCGAAAACGACGGAGGAAGTGTCCGCCATACTGAGGTATTGCAACGAGAAACGGTTGGCCGTGTGCCCTCAAAGCGGAAACACCGGTCTCGTGGGTGGCAGCGTGCCCGTGTTCGACGAGATCGTTCTCTCCATGAAGCTCATGAACCGAATCATCGAGACGGACGAGCTGGCAG GGGTGCTGACCTGTGAGGCTGGCTGCGTCCTGGAGGACCTGGACAATCACCTGTCGACCGCGGGGTTGATGATGCCCATCGATCTAGGCGCCAAGGGTAGCTGCTTGATCGGCGGTTGCGTGTCCACGAACGCCGGAGGTGTCAGGCTTTTCCGTTACGGGAACCTGCACGGGAACGTGCTGGGCCTCGAGGCA GTGAAAGCGAACGGGGACGTGGTGGACTGCTTGAACACGCTGAAGAAGAACAACACCGGCTACCATTTGAAGCACTTGTTCATAGGATCCGAGGGAACCCTGGGAGTCGTGACGAAAGTCGCGATCCAATGTCCACCTCTTCCTAAAGCTACGAACGTCGCGTTCTTAG GCTTGCGTAGCTTCGACCACGCGCTGAAAACGTTCCAGCTGGCTAAAAAGGAACTCGGGGAAATCCTGTCCTCCTTCGAGTTGATGGACAGACTATCCCTGAACACTTCCGTCCAAGTGTACAACATGAAGAGCCCGTTGACGTCGAAGCCCGACGGCCACGACTTCTACATCCTGTTGGAGACCTCGGGGAGCGACGCGAACCACGACGAGGAGAAGCTCGCGGCCTTCGTGGAGAAGGCTCTCGCCGACGACATGATCGAGGACGGCACCCTGACGTCGGATCCTGCTAAAATGAAA cACATGTGGTCGATCAGGGAGCACATCAGCGACGCTATACTGAAAGAAGGCTACGTGTTTAAATACGACATCTCGATACCTTATTTATCCTTCTACGAGGTGATCGAGGTTCTCAGGAAACGTTTGCGCGATCCGAGCATCAAAAAGATCAGCGGTTACGGGCACATGG GCGACGGAAATCTCCACGTGCAAATTTGCATACCGTCTTACGACGCTAATATAGCGTCCCAGATAGAGCCATTCATCTTCGAGTACGTTTCGAAACTTCGCGGAAGCGTCAGCGCCGAGCACGGTATAGGATTTATGAAAACGAAGTATCTGCAGATGAGCAGAACGCCTTCCGAGATCGAGCTCATGCAAGATCTGAAGTCTATGATGGATCCTAATGGTATACTAAATCCGTACAAGGTCCTCCATCCACggaaattttag
- the LOC128882610 gene encoding protein lethal(2)essential for life-like, which yields MALISRDIFRNWWDDMDRYHRELENHFKRLSTRDDIPPMPKFGDMFRPWKNMFDQLEQESSVAASIQSDPNKYQVIVDVQQFAPEEITVRTDDKCITIEGKHEEKKDEHGYISRHFVRRYMLPQGYDIGHVKPSLSSDGILTITAPKLVLPAPGERIVPIERSNGPAIRAS from the coding sequence ATGGCATTGATATCCAGAGATATCTTCCGCAACTGGTGGGACGACATGGACCGCTATCACCGAGAACTCGAGAACCATTTCAAACGACTGAGCACCAGGGACGATATACCGCCGATGCCAAAGTTCGGCGACATGTTCCGTCCATGGAAAAACATGTTCGATCAGTTGGAACAAGAATCTAGCGTCGCAGCGTCGATCCAATCCGATCCAAACAAGTACCAAGTGATAGTCGACGTTCAACAGTTCGCACCAGAAGAGATCACCGTCAGAACAGACGATAAATGCATCACCATCGAGGGTAAACACGAAGAGAAGAAGGATGAACACGGCTACATATCCAGACACTTCGTACGACGATACATGCTGCCACAGGGCTACGATATCGGCCACGTTAAACCTAGCTTGTCCTCTGACGGAATTCTTACTATCACTGCTCCGAAACTCGTACTGCCAGCTCCTGGTGAAAGAATCGTACCGATCGAACGAAGCAACGGACCCGCGATCAGAGCTTCGTAA
- the LOC128882579 gene encoding uncharacterized protein LOC128882579 has translation MQFLKSLFLVTCCILACRCDRQKPHGKNDTTTEIALGEKRLGDHIRAILKHYQQDDPVGLPGAPIPDPMPVPDMKHSFSMYTMNFKQISVYGLSKFRIVRMESELALMQVSVALSIQALDIRGLYTLSSWLSRSAGNFTVELKGVTVKGIARLDVGTDGKLHAQDIDMDLMFEKIDMDFKNLGFLGSVFQGLINSVGTFIFDSIKPFILKEVNTNVRGEVNKQISQLPQYFPNSISPFDMAIAEARKQVSQMGYDPFRVKDYSQTVGIFTVTSTHTWVTGLASFYRMGNITLSMENQTVYATIDVGTQEIEGRTHWEVSVVGGFLSRAGTVSFTIQYFRVQLKLSQPLDTRKRPALEELELELGNIQTRVHGAGTIDYIIEAGVNILPNLLRYQIMDAIERPLKRRLQLEVQKIDIEKVINENIPNIEQQARYLQGLVPAEETNLDEGIPPEDQDEQPFSESEENRGPS, from the exons ATGCAGTTCCTGAAGTCATTGTTTCTCGTTACTTGTTGCATCCTCGCCTGCCGATGCGATCGCCAAAAACCTCACG GCAAAAATGATACGACGACAGAAATAGCGCTCGGTGAAAAACGACTCGGGGATCATATTCGTGCGATTTTGAAGCACTATCAGCAAGATGATCCGGTGGGGCTACCTGGGGCACCAATACCGGACCCCATGCCAGTGCCAGATATGAAACACTCTTTCTCTATGTACACCATGAACTTCAAGCAGATAAGCGTTTACGGTCTCTCGAAATTCCGTATCGTCCGCATGGAGTCGGAACTGGCTCTTATGCAA GTTTCCGTGGCGTTGAGCATCCAGGCTCTGGACATTCGCGGATTATACACGTTATCCTCTTGGCTGTCGCGGTCGGCTGGCAATTTCACCGTCGAGTTAAAGGGGGTGACTGTTAAAGGTATTGCGAGGCTCGATGTCGGCACTGACGGTAAATTGCATGCCCAGGACATCGATATGGATCTAATGTTCGAGAAGATAGACATGGACTTCAAGAATTTGGGTTTTCTTGGCTCTGTTTTCCAAGGATTGATCAATTCCGTAGGAACCTTCATTTTTGACAGTATTAAACCTTTCATTTTGAAGGAGGTCAATACTAACGTACG GGGGGAAGTCAACAAACAGATATCCCAACTTCCGCAATACTTTCCCAACTCTATATCGCCGTTCGATATGGCGATCGCAGAAGCTCGTAAGCAAGTGTCTCAAATGGGTTACGATCCATTCAGGGTAAAGGACTATAGCCAAACCGTGGGTATATTCACCGTGACGTCGACGCATACTTGGGTCACAGGACTGGCGAGTTTCTATCGAATGGGAAACATCACCTTAAGCATGGAAAATCAGAca GTATACGCAACAATCGACGTCGGAACTCAAGAGATCGAAGGAAGGACGCACTGGGAAGTGAGCGTCGTCGGTGGCTTCCTATCGAGGGCTGGCACGGTTTCCTTCACCATACAATATTTCAgagttcaattaaaattgagtCAACCCTTGGACACCCGGAAGCGACCTGCCCTCGAAGAACTCGAACTCGAGTTAGGCAACATTCAAACCAGAGTTCACGGCGCCGGTACCATCGATTACATAATAGAAGCCGGTGTTAATATACTGCCAAACCTTTTAAG ATATCAAATTATGGACGCGATAGAGAGACCCCTTAAAAGGCGATTGCAGCTCGAAGTGCAGAAGATAGACATTGAAAAAGTGATCAACGAGAACATTCCGAACATAGAGCAACAGGCCAGGTATCTACAAGGTCTAGTTCCTGCCGAAGAGACCAATTTAGATGAGGGAATACCTCCTGAAGACCAGGACGAGCAACCGTTTTCAGAGAGCGAGGAAAATCGAGGACCTTCTTAA